A genomic segment from [Flavobacterium] thermophilum encodes:
- the gltT gene encoding Glutamate-aspartate carrier protein, whose product MRKIGLAWQILIGLILGIIVGVVFYGNPNVATYLQPIGDIFLRLIKMIVIPIVVSSLIVGVANVGDVKKLGKLGGKTILYFEIITTIAIVVGLLAANVFQPGAGVNMKSLEKTDIQSYIDTTNEVQHHSMVETFVNIVPKNVFESLATGNMLPIIFFSVMFGLGVAAIGEKGKPVLRFFQGTAEAMFYVTNQVMKFAPFGVFALIGVTVSKFGVASLLPLSKLVVLVYAVMAFFVLVVLGGTAKLVGVNIFHIIKILKDELVLAYSTSSSETVLPKIMEKMERFGCPKAVTSFVVPTGYSFNLDGSTLYQALAAVFIAQLYGIDMPLSQQISLVLVLMVTSKGIAGVPGVSFVVLLATLGTVGIPVEGLAFIAGIDRILDMARTVVNVIGNSLAAVVMSKWEGQYNEEQGKQYIAELRQQSA is encoded by the coding sequence ATGAGAAAGATCGGGTTAGCATGGCAGATTTTGATCGGTCTTATTCTCGGGATTATCGTCGGAGTCGTTTTCTACGGAAACCCGAACGTGGCAACGTATTTGCAACCGATTGGGGACATTTTTCTCCGTCTCATTAAGATGATCGTGATTCCGATTGTCGTCTCGAGCTTAATTGTCGGCGTCGCCAATGTCGGCGATGTGAAAAAGCTCGGGAAGCTGGGCGGCAAAACAATCCTTTATTTCGAGATTATCACGACGATTGCGATTGTCGTTGGCCTCTTGGCAGCAAACGTGTTCCAACCAGGCGCCGGCGTCAATATGAAATCGCTTGAGAAAACCGATATTCAATCATACATTGATACGACGAATGAAGTGCAGCACCATTCGATGGTCGAGACATTCGTCAATATCGTGCCGAAAAATGTGTTTGAATCCCTCGCGACAGGAAACATGTTGCCGATCATTTTCTTCTCGGTCATGTTCGGATTGGGTGTAGCCGCGATCGGCGAAAAAGGAAAACCAGTGCTTCGCTTTTTCCAAGGAACGGCGGAAGCGATGTTTTACGTGACAAACCAAGTGATGAAGTTTGCGCCGTTCGGCGTCTTTGCCTTGATCGGGGTGACGGTGTCGAAATTTGGCGTCGCTTCACTTCTTCCGCTCAGCAAGCTTGTTGTGCTCGTTTACGCAGTGATGGCCTTTTTTGTGCTCGTTGTGCTCGGCGGCACCGCGAAATTGGTAGGTGTGAATATCTTTCATATTATTAAAATCTTAAAAGATGAGCTCGTGCTTGCCTATAGCACGTCGAGTTCGGAGACGGTGCTCCCGAAAATTATGGAAAAAATGGAGAGGTTCGGTTGCCCGAAGGCTGTCACCTCGTTTGTCGTTCCGACCGGCTATTCGTTCAACTTGGATGGGTCGACGTTGTATCAGGCGCTGGCGGCTGTATTTATCGCCCAACTCTATGGCATTGACATGCCGCTGTCGCAACAAATTTCGCTCGTACTCGTCTTGATGGTGACGTCCAAAGGAATCGCCGGCGTCCCGGGCGTTTCGTTCGTCGTGTTGTTGGCGACGCTCGGCACAGTCGGCATTCCGGTCGAAGGATTGGCGTTTATCGCCGGCATTGACCGCATTTTGGATATGGCGCGCACCGTTGTGAATGTTATCGGCAACTCGCTGGCAGCGGTCGTCATGTCGAAATGGGAAGGGCAATATAACGAAGAACAAGGGAAACAATATATTGCCGAACTGCGCCAGCAAAGCGCCTGA
- a CDS encoding putative inner membrane protein: MKRWIIIALLSAICLWLLPYSVPLLLALATALLLEPPIRRLQDQYRLKRAHAVTAIFSLFLVILGFSLYFLVVILVQQVMALSQNLPYVLSEATKVFNRLIETWRSYSSSIPQEIIDSLERGVRTVQQMLLSFATNLTQSLVHYITAIPAFFIHFLVYLVALFLISLDLPRMKQSISRYLSERTRQRLGMVIVQLSKAGIGFIKAQFLLSLVTFFLALAGLLVLGIDYAALMALVIVIVDILPILGTGSVLVPWGIISMANGDNTLGVGLIVLFIVITVVRRIIEPKVFSTNLGISPLAALVSVYLGFQLLGFIGLFVGPVVVILIEALAKAGVIKWTIKL, encoded by the coding sequence GTGAAACGTTGGATCATCATTGCGCTTTTGTCGGCGATCTGTTTATGGCTGCTGCCGTACAGCGTGCCGCTCCTGCTGGCGCTTGCCACCGCCCTCTTGTTGGAGCCGCCTATCCGCCGCCTGCAAGACCAGTATCGGCTGAAGCGCGCGCACGCCGTAACGGCGATTTTTTCACTCTTTTTGGTAATCCTTGGGTTTTCGCTTTATTTTTTAGTTGTCATTTTGGTTCAGCAAGTGATGGCGCTCTCGCAAAACCTTCCGTACGTGCTGAGCGAGGCGACAAAAGTGTTCAACCGCCTCATCGAAACGTGGCGGTCGTATTCAAGTTCGATCCCCCAGGAAATCATTGATTCGCTCGAGCGCGGCGTGCGCACGGTGCAACAGATGCTGCTGTCGTTTGCGACGAATTTGACGCAGTCGCTCGTTCATTATATCACCGCCATCCCGGCGTTTTTCATTCACTTTTTAGTCTATTTGGTCGCATTGTTTCTCATTTCGCTCGACTTGCCGCGAATGAAACAGTCGATCAGCCGCTATTTGTCAGAGCGCACCCGCCAGCGGCTCGGGATGGTCATCGTCCAGCTGAGCAAGGCGGGGATCGGCTTTATTAAAGCGCAATTTTTGCTCAGCCTGGTGACGTTTTTTCTCGCGCTGGCCGGGTTGCTCGTGCTCGGCATTGATTACGCTGCCTTGATGGCGCTCGTCATCGTCATCGTCGACATTTTGCCGATTTTGGGGACCGGCTCAGTGCTTGTTCCGTGGGGCATCATCAGCATGGCGAACGGCGACAATACGCTTGGCGTCGGGCTGATTGTGCTGTTTATCGTCATCACTGTCGTGCGGCGGATCATCGAGCCGAAAGTGTTTTCCACCAATTTGGGCATTTCCCCGCTTGCGGCGCTCGTCAGCGTCTACCTCGGCTTCCAGCTGCTTGGCTTTATCGGGCTGTTTGTCGGGCCGGTCGTTGTCATTTTGATCGAGGCGCTTGCCAAGGCCGGGGTAATTAAGTGGACGATCAAGCTTTGA
- a CDS encoding Putative transposase DNA-binding domain: MNLGKKTNQNFVNIPLGNIKEKLEYLCKFYGIEFLKQEESYTSQASFFDGDEIPEYNADNPKEYKFSGKRIKRGLYRTKSGKLMNADVNGALNILKKSKAVDLSVLCSSGEVDTPQRIRIA, encoded by the coding sequence ATGAATCTAGGAAAAAAGACAAATCAAAACTTTGTCAATATTCCTCTCGGTAACATAAAAGAAAAACTAGAATATCTTTGTAAATTTTACGGCATTGAATTCTTGAAACAGGAAGAATCCTATACGTCTCAAGCCAGCTTTTTTGACGGCGATGAGATTCCTGAATATAATGCCGACAATCCAAAAGAATATAAGTTCAGCGGCAAACGTATTAAGCGCGGCTTGTATCGAACAAAGTCTGGCAAACTAATGAATGCTGATGTCAATGGCGCATTAAACATCTTAAAGAAAAGTAAAGCTGTAGACCTGAGTGTCTTATGCTCTAGCGGCGAAGTGGACACGCCTCAAAGAATAAGGATTGCTTGA
- a CDS encoding Probable sporulation protein (Bac_small_yrzI) has protein sequence MTIHLFFLTITIERRKPRQGNREEERFARAAEEELVDRKCFFHQRLL, from the coding sequence ATGACGATCCATTTGTTTTTTCTCACGATCACGATTGAGCGGAGAAAGCCGCGGCAGGGGAACAGGGAAGAGGAGCGGTTCGCGCGTGCAGCCGAGGAGGAGCTTGTTGACCGCAAATGCTTTTTCCATCAACGATTGTTGTAA
- the sigK_1 gene encoding RNA polymerase sigma-28 factor precursor has product MTAGGGESMSGIFSAFAFLLKELTFLVSYIKNNAFPQPLSAKEEEKYLELMAKGDEQARNRLIEHNLRLVAHIVKKFENTGEEVEDLISIGTIGLIKAIESYSPGKGTKLATYAARCIENEILMHLRSLKKTRKDVSLHEPIGQDKEGNEISLLDILKSEGQDIVDEIQLNMELEQVKRYISVLDEREKEVIVKRFGLGRQREKTQREIAKELGISRSYVSRIEKRALMKMFHEFYRQEKEKRRS; this is encoded by the coding sequence ATGACAGCAGGCGGGGGTGAGAGCATGTCCGGCATTTTTTCAGCATTTGCGTTTTTGTTGAAAGAATTGACGTTTCTCGTCTCGTACATTAAAAACAACGCGTTTCCCCAGCCGTTAAGCGCCAAAGAAGAGGAAAAATATTTGGAGTTAATGGCCAAAGGCGACGAGCAAGCCCGCAACCGGCTCATCGAACATAACTTGCGCCTTGTCGCCCATATTGTCAAAAAGTTCGAAAATACGGGAGAAGAAGTGGAAGATTTAATTTCGATCGGGACGATCGGCTTGATCAAGGCGATTGAAAGCTATTCGCCGGGGAAAGGGACGAAGTTGGCCACATATGCGGCCCGATGCATTGAAAACGAAATCTTGATGCATTTGCGTTCACTGAAAAAAACACGCAAGGACGTTTCTCTTCACGAGCCGATCGGCCAAGATAAGGAAGGAAATGAAATCAGCCTGCTCGATATTTTGAAATCCGAAGGGCAAGACATCGTCGACGAAATTCAGCTTAACATGGAGCTTGAGCAAGTGAAACGATACATCAGCGTGCTAGACGAGCGGGAAAAAGAAGTGATCGTCAAGCGGTTTGGCCTCGGCCGGCAACGGGAGAAAACGCAGCGTGAAATCGCCAAAGAGCTCGGCATCTCAAGAAGCTACGTCTCGCGCATCGAAAAACGGGCATTAATGAAAATGTTTCATGAGTTTTACCGGCAGGAAAAAGAAAAGCGGCGATCATGA